Proteins from a genomic interval of Nocardioidaceae bacterium:
- a CDS encoding YihY/virulence factor BrkB family protein, with translation MDATRRLDRFQRRRRWVSVPLSIVYKFVDDQGVYLAAIVTHYLFVAIFPLLLLSTTLLGFVLSGDSGLAQTLLNSAVAQFPIVGTQLSSPNGLQGSFGAVAVGLIASLYGVLGLGQAVQNTLWVAWAQPRNSRPNPVLSRVRSAGLISGFGLFALLVSAASLTVQQLTDEFESFSGWIAAGAGLGTVALISLAVAFLFRLASLRSVAWSHAVAGGAVVGVGFALLQQLGGVYVARILSQVTDVNAVFALTLGLTALLFLAANVFVLGTETCVVLARRLYPRALLTPFTDEVTLTEADRRAYRYYARMQRHKGFESVEVVWHDLEDVGPGPGMAPIGGPPTVGFTLAGEEERPDRPDRSG, from the coding sequence GTGGACGCCACCCGCCGCCTCGACCGGTTCCAGCGCAGGCGTCGCTGGGTGTCGGTCCCGCTGTCGATCGTCTACAAGTTCGTCGACGACCAGGGCGTCTACCTCGCCGCGATCGTCACGCACTACCTGTTCGTCGCGATCTTCCCGCTGCTGCTGCTCTCCACGACGCTGCTCGGGTTCGTCCTGTCCGGCGACTCGGGCCTGGCGCAGACGCTGCTGAACTCCGCGGTGGCGCAGTTCCCGATCGTCGGCACGCAGCTCTCCTCGCCCAACGGCCTCCAGGGCAGCTTCGGCGCCGTCGCGGTCGGTCTGATCGCGTCCCTGTACGGCGTGCTCGGGCTGGGGCAGGCGGTGCAGAACACGCTGTGGGTCGCCTGGGCTCAGCCGCGCAACTCCCGCCCGAACCCGGTGCTGAGCCGCGTACGCTCCGCCGGTCTGATCTCGGGCTTCGGCCTCTTCGCCCTCCTGGTCTCCGCGGCGTCGTTGACGGTGCAGCAGCTCACCGACGAGTTCGAGTCCTTCTCCGGCTGGATCGCAGCGGGCGCCGGCCTTGGCACGGTCGCGCTGATCTCGCTGGCGGTCGCGTTCCTGTTCCGTCTGGCCTCCCTGCGCTCGGTCGCCTGGTCCCACGCGGTCGCGGGCGGCGCCGTGGTGGGCGTCGGCTTCGCCCTGCTGCAGCAGCTCGGCGGGGTGTACGTCGCGCGCATCCTGAGCCAGGTCACCGACGTCAACGCGGTGTTCGCCCTGACCCTGGGCCTGACGGCCCTGCTCTTCCTCGCCGCCAACGTCTTCGTGCTGGGCACCGAGACCTGCGTCGTGCTGGCCCGTCGGCTCTACCCCCGGGCGCTGCTCACGCCGTTCACCGACGAGGTGACGCTCACCGAGGCGGACCGCAGGGCGTACCGCTACTACGCCCGGATGCAGCGGCACAAGGGATTCGAGTCCGTCGAGGTCGTGTGGCACGACCTCGAGGACGTCGGCCCGGGACCCGGCATGGCGCCCATCGGGGGCCCGCCGACGGTCGGCTTCACCCTGGCCGGTGAGGAGGAGCGGCCGGACCGCCCCGACCGGTCAGGCTGA
- a CDS encoding AzlC family ABC transporter permease produces the protein MGAGVGLPGAVTPSTDRALVRDCLAVAIATGLYGTSFGAVAVASGLSVAQTCALSLLAFTGASQFAFIGVVATGGTPVAAAATAVLLGTRNALYGLRMAPSLAWTGWRRAAAAHVLIDESTAMAFGHPDRRRVRLAYLVTGIGVLVLWNLMTLVGALAGDALGDPRTYGLDGAVVGAFAALLWPRLDAWLPRLVALGAAAVAVGLVPVTPAGLPVLVAGLVAVVAGVLRPATRQDRRGGEPL, from the coding sequence GTGGGCGCGGGAGTCGGGCTCCCGGGCGCAGTGACCCCGAGCACCGACCGCGCGCTGGTCCGTGACTGTCTGGCGGTCGCGATCGCGACGGGTCTCTACGGCACGTCCTTCGGAGCGGTGGCCGTGGCGTCGGGCCTGAGCGTGGCGCAGACCTGTGCCCTCTCGTTGCTGGCCTTCACGGGCGCCTCGCAGTTCGCGTTCATCGGCGTGGTGGCCACGGGCGGCACTCCGGTGGCTGCCGCCGCGACCGCTGTGCTGCTCGGCACGCGCAACGCGCTCTACGGCCTCCGGATGGCCCCGTCGCTCGCGTGGACGGGATGGCGCCGCGCGGCCGCCGCGCACGTGCTCATCGACGAGTCCACGGCCATGGCGTTCGGTCACCCCGACCGTCGACGGGTGAGGCTGGCGTACCTGGTCACCGGCATCGGCGTGCTCGTGCTGTGGAACCTCATGACGCTCGTGGGGGCGTTGGCGGGTGATGCGCTGGGAGATCCGCGCACGTACGGCCTCGACGGTGCGGTCGTCGGCGCGTTCGCCGCCCTGCTGTGGCCGCGGCTCGACGCGTGGCTCCCGCGGCTCGTGGCGCTGGGCGCGGCGGCGGTGGCGGTCGGACTGGTGCCGGTCACCCCGGCAGGGCTGCCGGTGCTGGTCGCGGGTCTCGTCGCGGTGGTGGCCGGCGTGCTCCGCCCGGCGACTCGCCAGGACCGACGAGGGGGTGAGCCGCTGTGA
- a CDS encoding alpha/beta fold hydrolase encodes MSGGYALTGVRVPRRVSAAVVVLHGGAAPARGVRTATTRTQLSVVRLVPTAWWIAWRTRRAGVAVYRQRNTWRGWDEQRGPVQDVRASLRTLAERHGDVPVALVGHSLGGRTALVAAQDDRVRAVVGLNAYVYDSDAPQLAGRRVLLVHGTDDRVADPAKVRRLAERLRREGADVSVEDVPGGTHGMVGHPRSFDGAAASFVAAWARESGSRAQ; translated from the coding sequence GTGAGCGGCGGCTACGCGCTGACCGGGGTGCGGGTCCCGCGCCGCGTGAGCGCCGCGGTCGTCGTCCTCCACGGGGGCGCCGCGCCGGCCCGCGGAGTGCGCACCGCGACGACGCGTACGCAGCTCTCGGTGGTGCGGCTGGTGCCCACCGCGTGGTGGATCGCGTGGCGTACGCGTCGTGCCGGGGTGGCCGTCTACCGGCAGCGCAACACCTGGCGCGGGTGGGACGAGCAGCGCGGGCCGGTGCAGGACGTACGCGCCTCGCTGCGGACGCTCGCCGAGCGGCACGGCGACGTGCCGGTGGCGCTGGTGGGGCACTCGCTCGGTGGTCGTACGGCCCTGGTCGCCGCGCAGGACGACCGGGTGCGGGCCGTGGTCGGCCTCAACGCGTACGTCTACGACAGCGACGCGCCCCAGCTGGCCGGGCGACGGGTGCTGCTGGTCCACGGCACCGACGACCGGGTCGCCGACCCGGCGAAGGTGCGACGACTGGCGGAGCGGCTGCGCCGTGAGGGCGCCGACGTGAGCGTCGAGGACGTGCCCGGAGGCACCCATGGGATGGTCGGGCACCCGCGGTCCTTCGACGGTGCGGCCGCCTCCTTCGTCGCGGCGTGGGCGCGGGAGTCGGGCTCCCGGGCGCAGTGA
- a CDS encoding DUF2945 domain-containing protein, with translation MIREGSNVSWNWGNGSASGEVAEIHREEVTKQIDNEEITRKGSDDNPAYLIKQEDGQRVLKLKSELNED, from the coding sequence ATGATCCGCGAAGGCTCGAACGTGTCCTGGAACTGGGGCAACGGCTCCGCGTCCGGTGAGGTGGCGGAGATCCACCGCGAGGAGGTCACCAAGCAGATCGACAACGAGGAGATCACCCGCAAGGGCAGCGACGACAACCCCGCCTACCTGATCAAGCAGGAGGACGGTCAGCGCGTCCTGAAGCTCAAGAGCGAGCTGAACGAGGACTGA
- a CDS encoding endonuclease domain-containing protein, with the protein MHPTETLRRLGGVADWSTLVRSCPDHDIRRLVQSGDIVRLARGRFALPEVASALTVSHALSGTLSVRSAALHHGWEVARVPVRPDVTVRRKRHLTDGQKRQATFRYVDLRPEEICDGVTTPERTMADCLQHLPAEEALSIADSGLRLHAFTPSSLVRLADGLTGRGRRQAAHIASLADGRAANPFESVLRHLAGQVGGLEVVPQTNLHDERGNFLARPDLVDPRLRLVLEADSFAWHGSRRGLRRDCRRYTALVVHGWLVLRFTWEDVMHRPEYVLSVLRQAVATASTRADAHGA; encoded by the coding sequence ATGCATCCGACGGAGACCCTGCGACGCCTGGGCGGCGTGGCCGACTGGTCGACGCTGGTCAGGAGCTGTCCCGACCACGACATCCGGCGCCTGGTGCAATCCGGGGACATCGTGCGGCTCGCGCGCGGCCGGTTCGCGCTGCCCGAGGTGGCCTCGGCCCTCACGGTGAGCCATGCCCTGAGCGGCACCCTGTCGGTGCGCAGCGCGGCGCTGCACCACGGGTGGGAGGTCGCTCGTGTCCCGGTGCGGCCCGACGTCACCGTCCGCCGCAAGCGGCACCTGACCGATGGGCAGAAGAGGCAGGCGACCTTCCGCTACGTCGATCTGCGGCCGGAGGAGATCTGCGACGGCGTCACGACACCGGAGCGGACGATGGCCGACTGCCTGCAGCACCTGCCTGCCGAGGAGGCTCTGTCGATCGCCGACTCGGGCCTGCGTCTGCACGCGTTCACACCGTCGTCGCTGGTGCGGCTCGCCGACGGCCTCACCGGTCGCGGGCGACGCCAGGCGGCGCACATCGCCTCGTTGGCCGACGGTCGTGCGGCGAACCCGTTCGAGTCCGTGCTCCGTCACCTGGCAGGACAGGTCGGGGGTCTCGAGGTGGTCCCGCAGACGAACCTCCACGACGAGCGCGGGAACTTCCTCGCCCGTCCTGACCTCGTGGATCCTCGACTCCGCCTCGTCCTCGAGGCGGACTCCTTCGCCTGGCACGGCTCGCGCCGCGGGCTGCGGCGCGACTGCCGGCGCTACACGGCGTTGGTGGTGCACGGCTGGCTGGTGCTCCGCTTCACCTGGGAGGACGTGATGCATCGACCCGAGTACGTGCTCTCGGTCCTCAGGCAGGCCGTCGCCACCGCCTCGACCCGAGCGGACGCGCACGGCGCCTGA
- a CDS encoding SDR family NAD(P)-dependent oxidoreductase produces MTTMAIVGAGRGLGAAVARRFAKEGFSIALISRTQSKVDALAADLENDGVTAQGFTADVRDPASLRRTLEQVTETMGPIEILQYSPLPQKDFMRPVLETRPEDLVGPVEFSIYGPVAAVQQVLPGMRFLPDGGTILFINGGSAVKPGRTVTGTTVAFHGQRAYIDLLHEELKDENIHVGQLIIGGAIDPEDEKKSPEAMAEHLWRIHSEREQRFQVDED; encoded by the coding sequence ATGACCACCATGGCCATCGTCGGCGCCGGCCGCGGGCTCGGCGCCGCAGTCGCCCGCCGCTTCGCCAAGGAGGGCTTCTCCATCGCCCTCATCTCGCGTACGCAGAGCAAGGTCGACGCGCTCGCCGCCGACCTGGAGAACGACGGCGTCACCGCGCAGGGCTTCACCGCGGACGTCCGGGACCCCGCCTCGCTGCGCCGGACGCTCGAGCAGGTCACCGAGACGATGGGGCCGATCGAGATCCTGCAGTACTCGCCGCTGCCGCAGAAGGACTTCATGCGCCCGGTGCTCGAGACCCGTCCCGAGGACCTGGTCGGCCCGGTCGAGTTCTCGATCTACGGACCGGTCGCCGCGGTGCAGCAGGTGCTGCCGGGCATGCGGTTCCTGCCCGACGGCGGCACGATCCTGTTCATCAACGGCGGGTCGGCGGTCAAGCCGGGCCGCACCGTCACCGGCACGACCGTCGCGTTCCACGGGCAGCGGGCCTACATCGACCTGCTGCACGAGGAGCTCAAGGACGAGAACATCCACGTCGGCCAGCTCATCATCGGCGGGGCGATCGACCCCGAGGACGAGAAGAAGAGCCCCGAGGCGATGGCCGAGCACCTGTGGCGCATCCACAGCGAGAGGGAGCAGCGGTTCCAGGTCGACGAAGACTGA
- a CDS encoding SipW-dependent-type signal peptide-containing protein, producing the protein MSGGRHRATLRDRAPAMGRRVSSRRSRQAMVVTGLASTALLAGVGGAGTFAFWTDTQQLEGAAFSSGTLDLQVAGSSATYAWNDLGLVNAAPGESVSSAVELRDVGTTPFTLSISGAATGALSPFATVTVKTGATPSADDTTYPRQETCNGGTQHFSGSLTSTSTQLSSLPAPSPGSPRTLCVVVSLPTTADNAAQGKTMRPTLTLNAQQVLP; encoded by the coding sequence ATGAGCGGCGGACGTCACCGCGCCACGCTTCGCGACCGGGCGCCGGCCATGGGTCGTCGGGTCTCGAGTCGACGCAGCCGCCAAGCGATGGTGGTGACCGGTCTCGCGTCGACCGCGCTCCTGGCCGGCGTCGGCGGCGCCGGCACCTTCGCTTTCTGGACCGATACCCAGCAGCTCGAGGGTGCCGCCTTCTCCTCAGGCACCTTGGATCTGCAGGTCGCCGGGAGCAGCGCGACGTACGCGTGGAACGACCTCGGCCTGGTGAACGCGGCGCCGGGCGAGAGCGTCTCCTCCGCCGTCGAGCTGCGGGACGTCGGCACGACTCCCTTCACCCTGTCGATCTCGGGTGCCGCCACCGGGGCCCTGAGCCCGTTCGCGACGGTGACGGTCAAGACAGGTGCGACGCCGAGCGCCGACGACACGACGTACCCGCGCCAGGAGACGTGCAACGGCGGCACACAGCACTTCTCGGGGTCACTGACGTCGACGAGCACGCAGCTCTCGTCGCTGCCGGCACCGTCGCCGGGCTCGCCGCGCACGCTCTGCGTCGTGGTCTCGCTGCCGACGACGGCCGACAACGCGGCGCAGGGCAAGACCATGCGACCCACCCTCACGCTGAACGCGCAGCAGGTGCTGCCGTGA
- a CDS encoding AzlD domain-containing protein, protein MWWAVLGTAAGCYAAKLAGLAVPASVLAHPVVRRAAELVPVALLAALVAVQVVAGVGDGATDAGPQVVIDARAGSLVAAGALLMLRAPFLVVVVGAAVVAALLRLG, encoded by the coding sequence CTGTGGTGGGCGGTGCTGGGCACGGCGGCAGGCTGCTACGCGGCGAAGCTCGCGGGCCTCGCCGTCCCGGCGTCCGTGCTGGCGCACCCCGTCGTACGCCGCGCCGCCGAGCTCGTGCCCGTCGCGCTGCTGGCGGCGCTGGTCGCCGTGCAGGTCGTGGCCGGCGTCGGGGACGGTGCCACCGACGCGGGGCCGCAGGTCGTGATCGACGCGAGGGCCGGCTCGCTCGTGGCCGCGGGGGCCCTGCTGATGCTGCGGGCGCCGTTCCTGGTGGTGGTCGTCGGAGCCGCCGTGGTGGCGGCGCTGCTGCGGCTCGGCTGA
- a CDS encoding signal peptidase I, giving the protein MLVAMVGAVVLASVVVPRVTGAQTYTILTSSMEPSLSPATIVVVRPTAIEDVAVGDVVTYQLESGQERTVTHRVVGLAAAASGERRLLTQGDANETPDTELVRAEQVRGTVWYSLPWVGHIGVVLGTEQRTVLSRAAGGLLIAYAAVLVLRGVRDRRRGTDGGKAS; this is encoded by the coding sequence ATGCTCGTCGCGATGGTCGGCGCGGTCGTGCTCGCCTCGGTGGTCGTCCCGCGCGTGACGGGGGCTCAGACGTACACGATCCTCACGAGCTCCATGGAGCCTTCGCTCTCTCCCGCGACGATCGTGGTGGTGCGGCCGACCGCGATCGAGGACGTCGCCGTCGGCGATGTTGTGACCTACCAGCTCGAGAGCGGGCAGGAGCGTACGGTCACCCATCGCGTCGTCGGTCTCGCAGCCGCGGCAAGCGGTGAGCGGCGACTGCTCACTCAGGGCGACGCCAACGAGACACCTGACACCGAGCTGGTCCGCGCGGAGCAGGTGCGCGGCACGGTCTGGTACTCACTGCCGTGGGTCGGTCACATCGGGGTCGTGCTCGGCACCGAGCAGCGCACCGTGCTCTCGCGGGCGGCCGGTGGACTTCTGATCGCCTACGCCGCGGTGCTGGTGCTCAGGGGTGTCCGCGATCGTCGTCGCGGCACCGACGGGGGGAAGGCCTCATGA
- a CDS encoding patatin-like phospholipase family protein has product MGSSGTTALVLDAGGARSAYQVGALRVLLPELEARGQQPRLLVGTSAGALLGAGLASTAHLDAEQQAERLTGLLDRATKSQVMRPLWRQVPEVVLRYASETLGLDGFRLRGLFGTAPLAETLTREIDWGRMHRNLEDGLVSAVAVTTTAIRTGEVVLFTETAGPDAVDLPRPPDEHHRRFVSTRLDVEHLMASAAIPALFPSVQIREPADAAGWYVDGATRRRFPLAPALELGAERVAVIGTGRLEPLGPDATQDSVPVDLGDAAATLLGSVMDEPLRHDLHRIASRNAEVRDPDLAPALAAHREARGKRPHREVPYVGIAPHAGDDLADLALEVYRSNHGSLRRTLRDPDLQIMHRLLGSDSPLQGELLSYLLFDRDFFDGASDMGRRDAERWMREHPDLWTV; this is encoded by the coding sequence GTGGGGAGCTCGGGCACCACGGCACTCGTCCTCGACGCGGGTGGAGCGCGCTCGGCCTACCAGGTCGGGGCGCTGCGGGTGCTGTTGCCCGAGCTCGAGGCGCGCGGCCAGCAGCCCCGTCTGCTGGTCGGCACCAGTGCCGGCGCGCTGCTCGGTGCGGGACTGGCCTCGACCGCGCATCTCGACGCCGAGCAGCAGGCCGAGCGTCTGACGGGGCTGCTCGATCGGGCCACGAAGAGCCAGGTGATGCGGCCGCTGTGGCGCCAGGTCCCCGAGGTGGTCCTGCGCTACGCCAGCGAGACCCTCGGGCTGGACGGGTTCCGGCTCCGCGGCCTGTTCGGCACCGCGCCGCTCGCGGAGACGCTGACCCGCGAGATCGACTGGGGGCGGATGCACCGCAACCTCGAGGACGGCCTCGTCTCCGCCGTCGCGGTGACGACCACCGCCATCCGCACCGGCGAGGTCGTGCTGTTCACCGAGACCGCGGGCCCCGACGCCGTCGACCTGCCGCGGCCACCGGACGAGCACCACCGGCGCTTCGTCTCCACCCGCCTGGACGTCGAGCACCTCATGGCGTCCGCCGCCATCCCCGCGCTCTTCCCCTCGGTGCAGATCCGGGAGCCGGCCGACGCGGCGGGCTGGTACGTCGACGGCGCCACGCGACGTCGCTTCCCCCTCGCCCCGGCCCTCGAGCTCGGCGCGGAGCGTGTCGCGGTCATCGGTACGGGACGTCTCGAGCCCCTCGGGCCCGACGCCACCCAGGACTCGGTGCCCGTGGACCTGGGCGACGCCGCGGCGACCCTGCTCGGGTCGGTCATGGACGAGCCCCTGCGGCACGACCTGCACCGCATCGCGTCCCGCAACGCCGAGGTGCGCGACCCCGACCTCGCGCCCGCGCTCGCCGCGCACCGCGAGGCCCGGGGCAAGCGGCCGCACCGGGAGGTGCCGTACGTCGGCATCGCCCCGCACGCCGGCGACGACCTCGCCGACCTCGCACTCGAGGTGTACCGCTCGAACCACGGGTCGCTGCGGCGCACCCTGCGCGACCCGGACCTGCAGATCATGCACCGGCTGCTCGGCAGCGACTCACCCCTGCAGGGCGAGCTGCTCAGCTACCTGCTCTTCGACCGCGACTTCTTCGACGGAGCGAGCGACATGGGCCGTCGCGACGCCGAGCGGTGGATGCGCGAGCACCCCGACCTCTGGACGGTCTGA
- a CDS encoding alternate-type signal peptide domain-containing protein translates to MRLLSQRVPSGCPITRGETLRRRTRAAAAATAGLLLIGGAGTLSYWTDTEITDGIELATGEITLSPFECDPDGWTFADGDPLVDGEQIVPGDVVSKSCSFDVTMEGDNARAALELTDAPIFLESNDFTVQLTPTATYSIDGEPVPAELDDENNGDTVDVDLSVVFSDLGDPRILDQAALADPLQNQNLTNGADLTATLDAITVVIRQQV, encoded by the coding sequence ATGCGTTTGCTCTCCCAGCGGGTGCCATCAGGGTGCCCCATCACCCGGGGGGAAACCTTGCGTCGTAGAACTCGTGCCGCCGCCGCTGCCACGGCAGGCCTGCTGCTCATCGGAGGGGCCGGCACCCTCTCGTACTGGACCGACACCGAGATCACGGACGGCATCGAGCTCGCCACCGGTGAGATCACGTTGAGCCCGTTCGAGTGCGATCCCGACGGCTGGACCTTCGCCGACGGCGACCCGCTGGTGGACGGGGAGCAGATCGTGCCCGGCGACGTCGTCAGCAAGAGCTGCAGCTTCGACGTGACGATGGAGGGTGACAACGCCCGTGCGGCGCTCGAGCTGACCGACGCTCCGATCTTCCTCGAGAGCAACGACTTCACGGTTCAGCTCACCCCGACCGCCACCTACTCGATCGACGGTGAGCCCGTGCCCGCCGAGCTCGACGACGAGAACAACGGCGACACGGTCGACGTGGATCTGAGCGTGGTGTTCAGCGATCTGGGCGACCCGAGAATCCTCGACCAGGCAGCTCTCGCGGACCCGCTGCAGAACCAGAATCTCACCAACGGGGCCGACCTCACCGCGACGCTGGACGCCATCACCGTCGTGATCAGGCAGCAGGTCTGA
- a CDS encoding Ohr family peroxiredoxin, which translates to MPESLEKTIYTIAATSEGGRDGHVRSEDGVIDLELAKPSNTDTPKANPETLFASGYAACFAGAMEFRAKQEGIDVSGAKVSAAVSFGTTDTGVGLAVEITAEIPGLDETTAQQVADMAHEFCPYSKATRGNIDVTVVGRPA; encoded by the coding sequence ATGCCCGAGTCGCTCGAGAAGACCATCTACACCATCGCCGCCACCAGCGAGGGCGGCCGCGACGGCCACGTCCGCAGCGAGGACGGCGTCATCGACCTGGAGCTCGCCAAGCCCAGCAACACCGACACCCCCAAGGCCAACCCCGAGACGCTGTTCGCCTCCGGGTACGCCGCCTGCTTCGCCGGCGCCATGGAGTTCCGCGCCAAGCAGGAGGGCATCGACGTCTCCGGCGCGAAGGTCAGCGCGGCGGTCTCCTTCGGCACCACCGACACCGGTGTGGGCCTCGCCGTCGAGATCACCGCGGAGATCCCCGGCCTCGACGAGACGACGGCCCAGCAGGTCGCGGACATGGCCCACGAGTTCTGCCCCTACTCCAAGGCCACGCGCGGCAACATCGACGTCACGGTCGTCGGGCGTCCTGCGTGA
- a CDS encoding HAD-IB family hydrolase has translation MDDPVRRRDAVLADRLHAIHAAPEGPTTTAYVDYDGTLIAGFSAVAFYRHRIRSGRIGPLELARTLAATVNATATVDRFEKLLDVSVAGLAGATPEQLRRVGARVFDNQIAETIRREVWDLCRAHQERGHRVVIATSATRMQVQDMAETLGVDALLCTEVEVDAEGRLTGQVAGRSPYGPFKAAAVREDAAAHGVDLDASFAYSNGREDVRFLATVGHPMAVSPDRELREVAEARGWPVLDCQEQPGPVPGVRRVARTAGFYGGLVGGLATGLGLGALNRDRRQAIDLAVGFAGDASLAAAGVHVEIEGIEHLRRTRPCVAVFNHQSTFDVPVLMKVLRGGFTGVAKKEVARMPIWGQFFRFADVAFIDRTDRQQALKALEPAVRLIRDKGISVAIAPEGTISPTPDPLPFKKGAFHLAIQAGVPMVPIVLRNTGNLAGSSAIAVNPGTVQVRVLPPVDTSGWSAEELDGPVEQVRDLFIRTLRDWPTTSAS, from the coding sequence ATGGACGACCCGGTACGACGGCGTGACGCCGTCCTGGCGGACCGCCTCCACGCGATCCACGCGGCGCCGGAGGGTCCGACCACGACGGCCTACGTCGACTACGACGGCACGTTGATCGCGGGGTTCAGCGCGGTGGCGTTCTACCGGCACCGCATCCGGTCGGGTCGGATCGGCCCGCTGGAGCTGGCCCGCACCCTGGCCGCGACGGTGAACGCGACGGCGACGGTCGACCGGTTCGAGAAGCTGCTGGACGTGTCGGTGGCGGGTCTGGCGGGCGCGACGCCGGAACAGCTCCGCCGGGTCGGGGCACGGGTCTTCGACAACCAGATCGCCGAGACGATCAGGCGTGAGGTCTGGGACCTGTGCCGTGCCCACCAGGAGCGCGGCCACCGCGTCGTCATCGCCACCTCCGCCACGCGCATGCAGGTGCAGGACATGGCCGAGACGCTCGGGGTCGACGCCCTGCTGTGCACCGAGGTCGAGGTCGACGCCGAGGGGCGGCTGACGGGCCAGGTGGCGGGGCGGTCGCCGTACGGCCCGTTCAAGGCGGCGGCGGTGCGCGAGGACGCGGCGGCCCACGGCGTCGACCTCGACGCCTCGTTCGCCTACTCCAACGGCCGTGAGGACGTGCGGTTCCTGGCCACCGTCGGCCACCCCATGGCGGTCTCTCCCGACCGTGAGCTGCGCGAGGTCGCCGAGGCGCGCGGCTGGCCGGTGCTCGACTGCCAGGAGCAGCCGGGGCCGGTGCCGGGAGTACGCCGCGTGGCCCGCACCGCCGGCTTCTACGGCGGCCTCGTGGGAGGCCTGGCCACCGGCCTCGGTCTGGGCGCTTTGAATCGCGACCGGCGCCAGGCGATCGACCTGGCGGTCGGGTTCGCGGGCGACGCGTCGCTGGCGGCGGCCGGCGTCCACGTGGAGATCGAGGGCATCGAGCACCTGCGGCGTACGCGCCCCTGTGTCGCGGTCTTCAACCACCAGTCGACCTTCGACGTGCCGGTGCTGATGAAGGTGCTGCGCGGCGGCTTCACCGGGGTGGCGAAGAAGGAGGTGGCGCGGATGCCGATCTGGGGGCAGTTCTTCCGCTTCGCCGACGTCGCCTTCATCGACCGCACCGATCGGCAGCAGGCGTTGAAGGCGCTGGAGCCGGCCGTACGCCTCATCCGGGACAAGGGCATCTCGGTGGCCATCGCCCCCGAGGGCACGATCTCGCCGACCCCGGACCCGTTGCCCTTCAAGAAGGGCGCCTTCCACCTCGCGATCCAGGCGGGTGTGCCGATGGTCCCGATCGTGCTGCGCAACACCGGCAACCTCGCGGGGTCCTCGGCGATCGCGGTCAACCCCGGCACGGTGCAGGTGCGGGTGCTGCCCCCGGTGGACACCTCGGGCTGGTCCGCCGAGGAACTGGACGGCCCGGTGGAGCAGGTTCGTGACCTCTTCATCCGCACGTTGCGCGACTGGCCGACCACCTCGGCGTCCTAG
- a CDS encoding NAD(P)-binding protein has product MSSSGGASGPVIVVGAGIAGIQCARELRAAGVPVHVIDRGRRIGGRMGGRRIEDRQVDLGASYFTVSDDEFDEVVRTAERVGVVRPWTDTFVALEDSEATPKSGPTRWGAGNGLRAFVEHLAHDVDVQHPVTVASVTLGAAGPAVDGRTAPAVVLAMPDEQARGLLEAEPGAGLEGVVEALVRPSDPVIALAAGFERRTWDADGWFTNDSDVLDWVADDGARRGDGAAVLVAHSSAEFAVPHLEDPEAAGPGMVAALRETLDLPEPRWTHVHRWSLAKPTGEREDPYLLSEVGSGARSGLLAVCGDGWGPVSKVEGAWCSGRDLGRELVRRLT; this is encoded by the coding sequence ATGAGCAGCTCAGGTGGGGCGTCCGGTCCGGTCATCGTGGTCGGTGCGGGCATCGCCGGCATCCAGTGCGCACGCGAGCTGCGAGCCGCAGGTGTCCCCGTGCACGTCATCGATCGCGGCCGCCGCATCGGAGGACGCATGGGAGGTCGCCGCATCGAGGACAGGCAGGTCGACCTGGGCGCGTCCTACTTCACGGTCTCCGACGACGAGTTCGACGAGGTCGTGCGCACTGCCGAGAGAGTCGGCGTCGTCCGCCCCTGGACCGACACCTTCGTCGCGCTCGAGGACAGTGAGGCGACGCCGAAGTCCGGGCCGACGCGATGGGGCGCGGGCAACGGGCTGCGCGCGTTCGTCGAGCACCTGGCGCACGACGTCGACGTGCAGCACCCCGTGACCGTCGCGTCGGTGACGCTCGGCGCCGCCGGGCCGGCCGTCGACGGCCGCACCGCCCCCGCGGTCGTGCTGGCCATGCCGGACGAGCAGGCCCGTGGGCTCCTCGAGGCCGAGCCCGGGGCGGGTCTCGAGGGGGTCGTCGAGGCGCTCGTACGCCCCTCGGACCCCGTCATCGCGCTGGCGGCCGGGTTCGAGCGGCGTACGTGGGACGCCGACGGGTGGTTCACCAACGACTCCGACGTGCTCGACTGGGTCGCCGACGACGGCGCGCGTCGTGGCGACGGCGCAGCAGTGCTCGTGGCGCACTCGAGTGCCGAGTTCGCCGTGCCGCACCTCGAGGACCCGGAGGCGGCCGGGCCCGGGATGGTCGCCGCCCTGCGGGAGACGCTCGACCTACCCGAGCCCCGGTGGACCCACGTGCACCGGTGGAGCCTCGCGAAGCCGACGGGCGAGCGCGAGGACCCGTACCTGCTCAGCGAGGTGGGCAGCGGCGCCCGGAGCGGGCTTCTCGCTGTCTGCGGTGACGGCTGGGGGCCGGTCTCGAAGGTCGAGGGGGCCTGGTGCTCCGGCCGCGACCTCGGTCGGGAGCTGGTGCGCCGACTGACGTGA